The genomic window TCGATTGATAGAGATGGTGAAGGAGATAATTGAAGTTGCAACTGGAAGAAAGACTAAATTGGTTGTTGGCAAACCATCTTGCTTTATGGCAGAAGCGACCCTTGATTTTTTGCGAGCGGTTCCAAAAAGCTGTCTCATTGTTGGTGATCGTATAGAATCTAATATTGGATTTGGCCGGTTGCAGGGAATGAAAACAGCGCTTGTCTTAATTTGTAACGCTAGCAATGTAGAAGCCGATCATCTTCCGCAAAGAATCCGCCCTGTTTCTATTCTCGGAAGTATCGCTCAGCTAAGGAGGTACATATGAATTTACGATTACTAGAAGAGCACATTAGTCGGTCAGAAGAAAAGCTTAATCCTTTACCACTTGAAACAATCGTTGTGGAAAAGAATGCATTAAAAAAAGCAGCAGCATTTGTTGCAAGTCGGGTCAAGCAAAGTATTCTGCTTGTTGCTGATAGCCAGACGTACGCGGCAGCAGGAAACCAATTGACTGATTTGCTACAGGAGGAAGCTGTTTTTGTTAATATTCATCTCGTTAAGCCGAATAAAAACGGAGATGTGCTTGCTGATGAACGCTCCTTAATCGATGTTTTTTTAAGCGTTAAAGAAGAAACCGAACTGCTTTTAGCGGTTGGCTCAGGCACAATTCATGATCTTGTTCGCTTTATAAGCGGAAAGACAGGAAAATCATTCATCTCCATTCCTACAGCTCCATCAGTCGATGGCTTCACGTCGCTCGGGGCACCGATTGTTGTGAGAGGGGAGAAAAAGACGTACCAACTTGTGGCTCCAGTTGCTTTGTTTGCTGACATAACTGTATTGCAAAAGGCGCCACCTGCTTTAATTGCCGCAGGTTTTGGGGATATGGTTGGGAAATTTACGTCGCTTTTAGATTGGCACATTGGATCCATTGTGACTAATGAACCGTATTCTGCTTTTGTTGCTGAACGAACAAAAGAAGCGCTCCAAGCTTGTCTTGACCATGTTGAGGAAATTAATACAAAAACAGAAAAGGGCGTACAGCGATTAATGGAGGCTCTGTTACTATCCGGGCTGGCAATGGCTCTTTTTGGTCAATCTCATCCCGCCTCTGGAGCTGAGCATCATCTGTCTCATTATTGGGAAATGAAGGCGTTGGAGAATGAGGAGAAACAGCTATTGCATGGTGCTAAAGTTGGTTTATCAACCTTAGTCATTACTCAATTCTATAAAGAAATCATCAAGCCAGAACTTCACAGTTTAATGGGTGCGGAAGAAGCAAAGCAGATTCGCCAATTAATTGAAGAATTGCCGGACGTGGAATTCATTCAATCACAACTTGAACAAGTAGGCTGGTCTAAGGAGCTTGTGCCTATTCCACAAAGCCTGATTGAGCAGAGCTTAAAGGAAGCTCATCTACTAAGAGATCGTTACACGCTTTTGCGCTTGTACAACGACTACAAGGGAGGAAGAAGCGATGCTTACCGAACTAAAACAGCAAGTATATGATGCGAATATGGCTTTACCAGAGCATGGACTTGTAACGATGACATGGGGGAATGCGAGCGGTATTGATAGAAGTCGAAATATTGTTGCGATTAAGCCTAGTGGACTGGATTATGCAGACATGACTCCAGACGATATGGTGCTCGTCTCGCTTGATGGAGAACGAATAGAAGGTTCTCTCCGCCCCTCCTCCGATCTCCAAACGCATCTGGTCCTATACCGTACTTTTGCTGAAATTGGAGGAATTGTTCACACGCATTCAACTTGGGCGACAGGTTGGGCCCAGGCTGGAAAATCGATTCCTGCTTTTGGTACAACACATGCCGATTATTTTTACGGTGACATTCCTTGCACAAGAGAAATGAAAGAAGCAGAAATCCGCGGCAGCTATGAGCGGGAAACGGGAAACGTAATTGCGGAAACGTTCGAATTAGGAAACCCGCTGCAGATGCCAGCCGTGCTTGTTCACGGGCATGCTCCTTTTACATGGGGACGTACTCCGAAAGAAGCCGTTTATCATGCGGTTGTCTTGGAAGAGGTAGCGAAAATGGCTTCTAATACGATCGGCTTAAACCCTCAAGCATCTGGAATTTCACAAACGCTACTCGATCGTCATTACTTGCGTAAGCATGGAGAACACGCCTATTACGGTCAAGAAGGGAAGTGATATGGAATGAACAAGCGCTATACAATTGGAATCGATTATGGAACAGAGTCAGGCAGAGCGGTATTAATTGATTTAGCAGATGGGGCAGAAGTTGCTGAGCATGTTACGCCTTACGCACATGGTGTAATAGCTAAGCAATTGCCAAAAGGAGGGGTGGTGCTGGAGCCTGAGTGGGCACTTCAACATCCTCGAGATTATATTGATGTGCTTGAGCAATCTGTTCCTAAAGTGTTGACAGAGGCGGGTGTTCATCCAAGCGATGTAATCGGCATTGGCATTGATTTTACCGCATGTACGATGCTGCCAATTGATGAGGATGGCGAGCCCCTTTGCTTCCATACATCTTTTGCGAACCGTCCACATGCATGGGTGAAATTATGGAAACACCATGCGGCTCAGGATGAAGCAAATGAGATCAATCGAATCGGCGCAGAAAGAGGAGAAGCATTTCTTAAGCGCTATGGAGGCAAGTATTCTTCAGAATGGATGATCGCAAAGATATGGCAAATTTTTAATGAGGATCGGCAATTATTTGATGAAGCGGATGCATTTCTTGAAGGCACCGACTGGGTGACCGCACAGATGACCGGAACGATTGTACGCAATAGCTGCACTGCTGGTTATAAAGCGATGTGGCACAAGCAGGACGGTTATCCTGAGGATACTTTTTTTGAAGCCTTGCATCCTGATTTAAAGAGACTAACAGCAACAAAGTTACGAGGTCATATTCGCGCTCCAGGTGAGACAGCTGGCAATTTGATGAAAGAGATGGCTGACCGAATTGGACTCTTGCCAGGTATCGCTGTCGCTGTTGGTAATGTAGACGCACATGTTTCCGTACCGGCAACAGGGGTTGTAACTCCAGGGAAGCTTGTGATGGCGATGGGGACGTCCATTTGTCATCTCGTTCTTGCAGAAGAAGAGAAAGAAGTAGAAGGAATGTGCGGTGTAGTTGAAGACGGAATTGTCCCTGGCTATTTTGGCTATGAAGCAGGACAATCGGCTGTTGGCGACATTTTTGCTTGGTTTATGGAGCATGGCGTCTCATCCGATCTTGTTAATGAAGCGAAGCAGAAAAACGTACCGCTTCATGCGTTACTAGAAGAAAAAGCGGCTGCGTATCAACCAGGTGAAACCGGTTTGCTCGCATTAGATTGGTGGAATGGAAACCGCTCAACATTGGTTGATACAAACTTATCAGGGGTCATTCTTGGAATGACGCTGCAAACGAAATCAGAAGAAATTTACCGAACGTTGCTGGAAGCTACGGCATTTGGAACAAAGAAAATCATTGATGCGTTTACAAAAGCCGGCGTTGAAGTAAATGAACTGGTTGCCTGTGGTGGCTTACCGCAGAAAAACAATTTGTTAATGCAAATTTTTGCTGATATTACGAATTTGGAAATAAAAGTGGCAGCATCCAAACAAACGCCAGCGCTTGGGGCAGCTATGTATGCAAGCGTCGCAGCAGGTAAAGCGGTGGGTGGCTATGCAACGATTTTTGCAGCAGCAGAAAAGATGGCGCGTGTACAGGATAGGTCCTATAAGCCTAACCCGGAACGGGCGCAAGTCTACAAAGAAATGTATAAGGAATATAGCAAGCTTCATGATTATTTTGGGAAAGGAGAAAACGATGTGATGAAAACACTTCGGAGCGTGAGAGATAAAACAAAAGGAGGGGTTGTTCATGCTTAAACAAAAAACGTCACACTTTTGGTTTATTGCTGGTAGTCAGCCCTTATACGGGCAAAAAACGATTGATCAAGTCGCTGCTCATGCGGAAGAGATCGTCAAAGGCTTGAATGAGTTGCTGCCAGAACAGCTTATCTTAAAACCGGTCGCAACTTCCCCTGAACGTATTACTGCACTCTTGCGGGAAGCGAGTATGGATGAAAACTGTGCAGGAATTATTACGTGGATGCACACGTTTTCACCGGCAAAGATGTGGATTGCGGGACTAAAAGAATTGACGAAACCGATGCTTCACTTACACACCCAGTACAATCGTGACATTCCGTGGTCCACGATTGATATGGATTTTATGAATTTAAATCAGTCGGCTCACGGTGACCGTGAATTTGGCTTTATGGTTTCAAGAATGGGGATTAACCGTAAGGTAATAGCCGGACACTGGCAGGACTCGAATGTCGCCAATCGAGTCGGTGATTGGATGAAAACAGTTCGCGCCTATCAAGAAAGCAAGCAATTAAAGATTGCTCGTTTCGGTGACAATATGCGAGAGGTAGCGGTGACAGAGGGAGATAAGGTTGAGGCGCAAATTCAGCTTGGCTGGTCTGTTTCCGGTTACGGTATCGGTGATTTAGTCGAAACGATTGAAGCCGTTAATGACCAAGATGTCGCCACATTAATGGAAGAATATCGCAGCCTGTACACATTCCATCCAGATGCGGACGTTCGCGCGATTGAAGAACAGGCACGAATTGAGCTTGGGCTTGAAACCTTTCTTGCACGAGGAAACTATCGCGCTTTTTCAACGACTTTCGAAGATTTACATGGAATGAGCCAGCTACCAGGACTGGCGGCACAGCGGCTAATGGCAAAAGGGTATGGTTTTGCTGGAGAAGGGGATTGGAAAACAGCCGCATTTTTGAGGGTACTTAAAGTGATGGCAGGTAACAGTGGAACGTCGTTTATGGAGGATTACACAAATCATTTAGAGCAAGGGAATGAACTGATCTTAGGCTCACATATGCTAGAAGTATGCCCGACGATCGCAGCTGAAAAGCCGACGATTGTCGTAGAACCCCTTTCTATGGGCAACAAAGCGGACCCGGCAAGGCTTGTTTTCAAAGGCAAAGCAGGACACGCGCTTAATGCAGCAATAATGGATGTCGGTTCTCGTTTTCGAATTGTCGCAAACGAAGTGGAAGCGGTCGAGAATCAGCAGGAAATGCCACAGCTTCCTGTAGCTAGTGTCTTGTGGAAACCGCTTCCTTCGTTTTCGGAAGCAACGGAGGCATGGATCTATGCTGGTGGGGCGCATCACACAGTTTTGTCATACGAGATTACGAAAGAGCAGCTGGCTGATTGGTCAAGTCTAATGGATGTGGAATGCCTTGTAATTGGAAAAGAGTCGAGTATAGAGCAAATACGCAAGGAGTTGTTCTGGAACGAGAAGTCTTATCGTTAAGAAGATCAATAATAATGGAAGAATCGGTAAAGAGAGTGTACGAAAGAACCGTTACATCATTATGAAAACGCTTACTCATAAAATAAGGAGGGAATAAGATGAAAAAATACATTGGAAGTTTCGTCGTACTTGGTTGTGTTGTTTTTACAGGAGCATGTTCTGAGGAAGGATCAGGAGAAGGATCAGGGGAAGGCAAAGGAACGATTGGAATTGCCATGCCAACTCAATCCTCTGAACGCTGGATTGCTGATGGTAATCACATGGTCTCGTATTTTGAAGACCTAGGTTATGAAACGGATCTACAATATGCGGAGGATGTCGTAGAAAATCAAGTTTCCCAGATTGAAAATATGATCACACGTGGTGTAGATGCACTTGTTATCGCTTCTGTTGATGGAGAAGCCTTAACAACAGTATTAGAATCAGCAAATGCACAAGAGATTCCAATCATCTCCTATGACCGTCTCATTATGAATTCAGAGTTTGTCGATTACTATGCGACTTTCGATAATTTTGAAGTAGGTGTTCTGCAAGGTCAATACATCGTTGATGAGTTAGACCTAGAGAATGAAGAAGGACCATTTAACATTGAGTTATTTGGTGGCTCACCAGATGACAATAATGCCCATTTCTTCTTTAATGGAGCGATGTCTGTCCTTCAACCCTATCTAGATGAAGGGAAATTAAATGTGCAAAGTGGTCAAACCGATTTTAATCAAATTGCCATTCTTCGTTGGGACGGTGCAGCTGCTCAGAGTAGAATGGATAATTTGTTGAGTTCTAACTATGGTGGTAGCGAAGACCTTGATGCTGTATTAGCGCCAGCGGATTTATTAAGTATTGGTATTCTAGCTTCACTAAAAAACTCTGGATTTACAGCTGATGATATGCCAATTTTGACAGGGCAAGATGCAGATATTCCTTCAGTGAATGCGCTTATTGCAGGAGAACAAGCGATGACTGTTTTTAAAGATACACGCGTTCTTGCAGAAAAAGCTGTTGAAATGACAGAGGCGGTTCTGCAAGGCGATGAGCCTGATGTGAATGATACAGAAACCTATGACAATAATTCCAAAGTGGTTCCTTCATTCCTAGAGACTCCTGTTGTTGTGACGATTGATAACTATGAAGAAATCTTAATAGACAGCGGCTATTACGAGGCGGATCAGTTAAATCAATAAGGGTTATTGCGGTTTTCTCATGAGAGAGAACCGCCTTTATATAGGAGGTGACCGCAAATGGCGGAAGTTCTTTTGGAAATGAAACAAATAACAAAGGAATTCCCTGGTGTTAAAGCGTTGGACAATGTGAACTTGATCGTGAAACAAGGGGAGATTCATGCTTTATGTGGAGAAAATGGAGCTGGTAAATCGACACTAATGAAAGTGTTAAGTGGTGTCTATCCGTTTGGTACATATAACGGTGAGATCTTTTTGAGTAGAGGAACGTGTCAATTCAAAGATTTAAAGCAAAGTGAAGCGGAAGGAATTGTCATTATTCACCAGGAGCTTGCCTTAATCCCTGAGTTAAGCATTGCAGAAAATATCTTTCTAGGAAATGAGCGCAAGAGATTTGGTGTCATTGATTGGGATGCGACTGCGAAAGAAACAAAATCCTTATTAAAAAAAGTGAATTTAGATGAGCCCCATGATTCGCTCATTAAGCACATTGGCGTAGGGAAGCAACAGTTAGTAGAAATTGCAAAAGCATTGGCAAAAAAAGTAAAGTTACTCATCTTAGATGAACCAACTGCTTCATTAAATGAAACCGATAGTGATAACCTTCTAAATCTGCTTGTGGAATTAAAAGAACAAGGTATTACTTCTATTATTATTTCTCACAAACTGAATGAGATTAGACAAGTTGCCGATGCTGTAACGATTTTACGCGATGGCAAGACAATTGAAACGTATGATCTAGAAGAAAAAGAGATTAATGAAGATGACATTATTAAAGGAATGGTTGGTAGAAGTCTAACGAATCGCTATCCTCCGAGCAAATCAGAGATTGGTAGTACGATCTTTTCAGTCGAAAAATGGAATGTGTATCATCCGGTTCAGCGAGAAAGACAAATTATCATGGATGCTGATTTTCATGTAAGGCGTGGAGAAATCGTTGGTCTCGCTGGTCTAATGGGTGCTGGTCGAACGGAATTTGCCATGAGCATATTTGGCAAGGCGTACGGGACACAAATTACTGGAACGATTAAGAAAGACGGGAAAGTAATAGACCTTCAGTCTGTCAGTGAAGCAATTAAGCAGGGTTTGGCATATGCAACGGAAGATCGAAAATCATACGGGCTCGTTTTGATGAACGACATTAAAGAGAACATTTCGTTGGCTAGTTTAAATAAGCTTTCTTCACGCGCCATCATTGATGAGCAAAATGAAGTAAGGGTTGCTGAAGAATTTAAACGGAAGTTGCATATAAAGGCGCCGACAATCTTGCAAGAGACTGGTAAATTAAGCGGAGGAAATCAACAAAAGGTTGTTTTAAGTAAGTGGATTTTTTCTGATCCAGATGTTTTGTTTTTAGATGAACCTACTAGAGGGATTGATGTTGGAGCCAAATATGAAATTTATACCATTATTCGAGAACTAGCAGCGACAGGGAAAGCGATCGTCCTTATTTCTTCTGAACTACCAGAATTGATGGGGATGTGTGATCGTGTATATGCGATGAATAAAGGTCAGATTACAGGCGAGCTCGCTAAAGATGAACTTTCACAAGAAAGATTAATGAAATTAATGACGAAAACAAGAGAGGTTTCCCCATGAAAGCGCTATTGAACGTCATCCAAAATAACGTACGTCAATACAGTATGACATTTGCATTGTTGCTTATTATGATTCTATTCCAACTCTTAACAGATGGTATTCTACTACAGCCATTAAATATCACAAATTTGATTTTACAGAACAGTTATATTCTTATACTTGCTATTGGTATGGTTCTTATTATTATTACGGGGCATATTGATTTGTCAGTAGGGTCGATTGCTGCTTTTATTGGAGCACTATCTGCTATCCTAATGATACAAATGAATCTTGACCCCATTTTATCTGTGTTAATTTGCTTATTGGTCGGTGCGTTAGTTGGAGCATGGCAAGGGTTTTGGGTTGCTTATGTCAAAATTCCTGCATTTATTGTGACCCTTGCTGGGATGCTGATCTTTAGAGGAATCACGTTAATTATGTTGCAAGGGCAATCAATTGCACCATTTCCTCCATCCTTTCAACGATTAAGTTCAGGATTTCTTCCAGATGTGTTTAATGGTTCTTCTTTGCACCTGTTATCCTTGTTAATTGGTGTGTTGCTTTGTGCCATTCTCATTTTTATTGAGTTGCGCGGGCGGAAGAGAAAACAAAACAACGGTACGGATGTGCTAAATCCGACATTATTCATTTTGAAACTTGTTGGTATCGCAGCCGTTATTTTAGGCTTTACGTATATCTTGGCCAGCTATCGCGGAATTCCTTATATTCTCATCTTGTTGATTGCGTTAATTGCTTTTTACGCATTTCTAACGAAGAAGACAGTCTTTGGTCGTCATATCTATGCAGTAGGTGGAAATGAAAAAGCCGCAGCTCTTTCCGGTATTAAGACGAAGCGCGTAACCTTTATGGTGTTTGTGAACATGGGGATGCTCGCAGCCTTGTCTGGTCTGATTTTCGCGGCTCGGTTAAATGCGGCTACACCGCGTGCAGGTAACTTATTTGAATTAGATGCCATTGCAGCTGCTTTTATTGGTGGAGCATCCGCTTACGGGGGTGTTGGAACAGTCATCGGCGCAGTAGTAGGTGGCCTTGTTATGGGTGTTATGAATAACGGAATGTCCATCTTAGGTCTCGGAATTGATTGGCAACAGGCGATCAAAGGGCTCGTTTTACTAGCGGCTGTTGCGTTTGACATTATGAATAA from Shouchella hunanensis includes these protein-coding regions:
- a CDS encoding HAD hydrolase-like protein, with product MVKEIIEVATGRKTKLVVGKPSCFMAEATLDFLRAVPKSCLIVGDRIESNIGFGRLQGMKTALVLICNASNVEADHLPQRIRPVSILGSIAQLRRYI
- a CDS encoding sn-glycerol-1-phosphate dehydrogenase, encoding MNLRLLEEHISRSEEKLNPLPLETIVVEKNALKKAAAFVASRVKQSILLVADSQTYAAAGNQLTDLLQEEAVFVNIHLVKPNKNGDVLADERSLIDVFLSVKEETELLLAVGSGTIHDLVRFISGKTGKSFISIPTAPSVDGFTSLGAPIVVRGEKKTYQLVAPVALFADITVLQKAPPALIAAGFGDMVGKFTSLLDWHIGSIVTNEPYSAFVAERTKEALQACLDHVEEINTKTEKGVQRLMEALLLSGLAMALFGQSHPASGAEHHLSHYWEMKALENEEKQLLHGAKVGLSTLVITQFYKEIIKPELHSLMGAEEAKQIRQLIEELPDVEFIQSQLEQVGWSKELVPIPQSLIEQSLKEAHLLRDRYTLLRLYNDYKGGRSDAYRTKTASI
- a CDS encoding L-ribulose-5-phosphate 4-epimerase codes for the protein MLTELKQQVYDANMALPEHGLVTMTWGNASGIDRSRNIVAIKPSGLDYADMTPDDMVLVSLDGERIEGSLRPSSDLQTHLVLYRTFAEIGGIVHTHSTWATGWAQAGKSIPAFGTTHADYFYGDIPCTREMKEAEIRGSYERETGNVIAETFELGNPLQMPAVLVHGHAPFTWGRTPKEAVYHAVVLEEVAKMASNTIGLNPQASGISQTLLDRHYLRKHGEHAYYGQEGK
- a CDS encoding ribulokinase, whose product is MNKRYTIGIDYGTESGRAVLIDLADGAEVAEHVTPYAHGVIAKQLPKGGVVLEPEWALQHPRDYIDVLEQSVPKVLTEAGVHPSDVIGIGIDFTACTMLPIDEDGEPLCFHTSFANRPHAWVKLWKHHAAQDEANEINRIGAERGEAFLKRYGGKYSSEWMIAKIWQIFNEDRQLFDEADAFLEGTDWVTAQMTGTIVRNSCTAGYKAMWHKQDGYPEDTFFEALHPDLKRLTATKLRGHIRAPGETAGNLMKEMADRIGLLPGIAVAVGNVDAHVSVPATGVVTPGKLVMAMGTSICHLVLAEEEKEVEGMCGVVEDGIVPGYFGYEAGQSAVGDIFAWFMEHGVSSDLVNEAKQKNVPLHALLEEKAAAYQPGETGLLALDWWNGNRSTLVDTNLSGVILGMTLQTKSEEIYRTLLEATAFGTKKIIDAFTKAGVEVNELVACGGLPQKNNLLMQIFADITNLEIKVAASKQTPALGAAMYASVAAGKAVGGYATIFAAAEKMARVQDRSYKPNPERAQVYKEMYKEYSKLHDYFGKGENDVMKTLRSVRDKTKGGVVHA
- the araA gene encoding L-arabinose isomerase, which translates into the protein MLKQKTSHFWFIAGSQPLYGQKTIDQVAAHAEEIVKGLNELLPEQLILKPVATSPERITALLREASMDENCAGIITWMHTFSPAKMWIAGLKELTKPMLHLHTQYNRDIPWSTIDMDFMNLNQSAHGDREFGFMVSRMGINRKVIAGHWQDSNVANRVGDWMKTVRAYQESKQLKIARFGDNMREVAVTEGDKVEAQIQLGWSVSGYGIGDLVETIEAVNDQDVATLMEEYRSLYTFHPDADVRAIEEQARIELGLETFLARGNYRAFSTTFEDLHGMSQLPGLAAQRLMAKGYGFAGEGDWKTAAFLRVLKVMAGNSGTSFMEDYTNHLEQGNELILGSHMLEVCPTIAAEKPTIVVEPLSMGNKADPARLVFKGKAGHALNAAIMDVGSRFRIVANEVEAVENQQEMPQLPVASVLWKPLPSFSEATEAWIYAGGAHHTVLSYEITKEQLADWSSLMDVECLVIGKESSIEQIRKELFWNEKSYR
- the chvE gene encoding multiple monosaccharide ABC transporter substrate-binding protein; this encodes MKKYIGSFVVLGCVVFTGACSEEGSGEGSGEGKGTIGIAMPTQSSERWIADGNHMVSYFEDLGYETDLQYAEDVVENQVSQIENMITRGVDALVIASVDGEALTTVLESANAQEIPIISYDRLIMNSEFVDYYATFDNFEVGVLQGQYIVDELDLENEEGPFNIELFGGSPDDNNAHFFFNGAMSVLQPYLDEGKLNVQSGQTDFNQIAILRWDGAAAQSRMDNLLSSNYGGSEDLDAVLAPADLLSIGILASLKNSGFTADDMPILTGQDADIPSVNALIAGEQAMTVFKDTRVLAEKAVEMTEAVLQGDEPDVNDTETYDNNSKVVPSFLETPVVVTIDNYEEILIDSGYYEADQLNQ
- the mmsA gene encoding multiple monosaccharide ABC transporter ATP-binding protein, coding for MAEVLLEMKQITKEFPGVKALDNVNLIVKQGEIHALCGENGAGKSTLMKVLSGVYPFGTYNGEIFLSRGTCQFKDLKQSEAEGIVIIHQELALIPELSIAENIFLGNERKRFGVIDWDATAKETKSLLKKVNLDEPHDSLIKHIGVGKQQLVEIAKALAKKVKLLILDEPTASLNETDSDNLLNLLVELKEQGITSIIISHKLNEIRQVADAVTILRDGKTIETYDLEEKEINEDDIIKGMVGRSLTNRYPPSKSEIGSTIFSVEKWNVYHPVQRERQIIMDADFHVRRGEIVGLAGLMGAGRTEFAMSIFGKAYGTQITGTIKKDGKVIDLQSVSEAIKQGLAYATEDRKSYGLVLMNDIKENISLASLNKLSSRAIIDEQNEVRVAEEFKRKLHIKAPTILQETGKLSGGNQQKVVLSKWIFSDPDVLFLDEPTRGIDVGAKYEIYTIIRELAATGKAIVLISSELPELMGMCDRVYAMNKGQITGELAKDELSQERLMKLMTKTREVSP
- the mmsB gene encoding multiple monosaccharide ABC transporter permease; translation: MKALLNVIQNNVRQYSMTFALLLIMILFQLLTDGILLQPLNITNLILQNSYILILAIGMVLIIITGHIDLSVGSIAAFIGALSAILMIQMNLDPILSVLICLLVGALVGAWQGFWVAYVKIPAFIVTLAGMLIFRGITLIMLQGQSIAPFPPSFQRLSSGFLPDVFNGSSLHLLSLLIGVLLCAILIFIELRGRKRKQNNGTDVLNPTLFILKLVGIAAVILGFTYILASYRGIPYILILLIALIAFYAFLTKKTVFGRHIYAVGGNEKAAALSGIKTKRVTFMVFVNMGMLAALSGLIFAARLNAATPRAGNLFELDAIAAAFIGGASAYGGVGTVIGAVVGGLVMGVMNNGMSILGLGIDWQQAIKGLVLLAAVAFDIMNKKRG